Proteins from one Desulfonema limicola genomic window:
- the icd gene encoding isocitrate dehydrogenase (NADP(+)) translates to MGDKITKNNNNTLNVPDCPVIPFIEGDGIGPDIWKATQNVLDNAIKTAYLGKKKIDWLEVDAGEKGYERTGEWLPDKTLETIEDHVVAIKGPMTTPVGKGMRSLNVAIRQKLDLYACVRPVKYIDPVPSPMKNPEKVDMVIFRENTEDLYAGIEWESGAEETKKLISYLKENMGADIAPGSGIGIKPISPGNTKRLVISAVQYAVEQGYSSVTLMHKGNIMKFTEGAFCKWGYEAAKENFGDKTISEAELYDKYDGIQPQGKIVIKDRIADMLFQQVLLRPEEYGVIATPNLNGDYISDALAAQVGGLGMAPGANIGDTCAVFEATHGTAPKYTGLDKVNPSSLILSGAMMLDYMGWQEAANLVRNSIASAIRAGKVTYDLARQMPGTIEVKCSEFANAIVEKMK, encoded by the coding sequence ATGGGAGATAAAATAACAAAAAACAATAATAACACATTAAATGTACCAGACTGCCCTGTAATTCCTTTTATTGAAGGAGACGGGATAGGGCCTGACATCTGGAAAGCAACCCAAAATGTATTAGATAATGCTATTAAAACTGCTTATTTAGGCAAAAAAAAGATAGACTGGCTGGAGGTTGATGCCGGGGAAAAGGGTTATGAGCGCACAGGCGAATGGCTGCCTGATAAAACCCTGGAAACCATAGAAGATCATGTTGTGGCAATAAAAGGTCCCATGACCACCCCTGTTGGTAAAGGAATGCGCAGCTTAAATGTTGCAATCCGCCAGAAACTTGATTTATATGCCTGTGTCCGGCCTGTAAAATATATTGATCCTGTTCCCAGCCCCATGAAAAATCCTGAAAAAGTGGATATGGTCATATTCAGGGAAAACACTGAAGACCTCTATGCAGGCATTGAATGGGAATCAGGAGCAGAAGAAACAAAAAAGCTTATATCCTATTTAAAAGAAAACATGGGAGCAGACATAGCTCCTGGTTCAGGAATCGGAATAAAACCTATCAGCCCTGGAAATACCAAGCGCCTTGTTATCAGTGCTGTTCAATATGCTGTTGAGCAGGGATATTCAAGTGTTACGCTGATGCACAAAGGCAATATAATGAAATTTACCGAAGGCGCTTTCTGTAAATGGGGTTATGAAGCAGCAAAAGAGAATTTTGGTGATAAAACCATAAGTGAAGCAGAGCTTTATGACAAATATGACGGAATCCAGCCCCAGGGAAAGATAGTGATAAAAGACAGGATAGCTGACATGCTCTTCCAGCAGGTACTGCTGAGGCCTGAAGAATACGGAGTTATCGCAACCCCCAACCTCAACGGGGACTATATCTCCGATGCACTTGCAGCACAGGTGGGAGGTCTTGGCATGGCTCCTGGAGCAAATATAGGAGATACATGCGCTGTATTTGAAGCCACCCACGGCACTGCTCCCAAATATACAGGTTTAGACAAGGTAAACCCCAGTTCTCTTATCCTTTCAGGGGCAATGATGCTTGATTATATGGGATGGCAGGAAGCAGCAAATCTGGTAAGAAACAGTATTGCCTCTGCAATCAGAGCCGGAAAAGTAACCTATGATCTTGCCCGCCAGATGCCGGGAACCATTGAGGTTAAATGCTCTGAATTTGCCAATGCTATAGTGGAAAAAATGAAATAA
- a CDS encoding DNA cytosine methyltransferase, translating into MIQQILFSGERSSESSWFAEAIDALSLSEFPGWPDRFGDLLIEWNRNNIKRNIRVLSLFSGAGGLDIGFHDAGFKIVECNEIEKDFAATLSLNSLPDKRLDGYKVACIDINDYYPEVNNIDFIIGGPPCQTFSAAGARAAGVNGTDDDRGNLFRQYVRILDKLKPKGFLFENVYRIVGAQKGKPWKQIQDAFREVGYKLYWRIIDAADFGVPQFRERLIIVGIKEGTFQFPYPTHGPDSTDNRPYYSAAAAIKGVISKVPGSKVGGRHGYLLDNIPPGLNYSFYTDRMGHPTPHFGWRSKFSDYLYKADPNTPVRTIKAQGGQYTGPFHWENRTFTIEELKRLQTFPDSYMINGNRQKIIHQIGNSVPPQLARILALSIAQQVFGLPLPFKLKLLPESFELGFRTRKSKLTKIYAQKAANAIKKMGIDKPATKKIIKSKKEYFRLINNFVLEKSNQNTCWDYYFESEISNGNMYIQLWDKEKSKDAEYQYTVTPISNFKANSGIELITMKSFSISISSITAIWKYLESLVRIYYHKDDLVQLFGYYQYSNHYSIDLEYINKTLETDAFWKILKKITTMNIVGKILRISDISELYNAREKTLFTQFKKLKSLGFEIRNNNTNRQIEKGYFLIPYCFPSLNERSLQRLTEL; encoded by the coding sequence ATGATACAACAGATATTATTTTCAGGTGAACGCAGTTCAGAATCAAGCTGGTTTGCGGAAGCGATTGATGCCTTGTCTTTAAGTGAATTTCCTGGCTGGCCAGACCGTTTTGGTGATTTACTGATTGAGTGGAACAGAAACAATATCAAAAGAAATATCAGGGTATTAAGTTTATTTAGTGGAGCGGGTGGCTTGGATATAGGATTTCATGACGCTGGATTTAAAATCGTTGAATGCAACGAAATTGAAAAAGATTTTGCAGCTACTCTTTCTTTAAATAGTTTACCAGATAAGCGATTAGATGGTTACAAGGTTGCCTGCATTGACATCAACGATTATTACCCTGAAGTAAATAATATTGATTTTATAATTGGCGGTCCGCCATGTCAAACCTTTTCAGCTGCAGGAGCTAGAGCTGCAGGGGTGAATGGCACAGATGATGATAGGGGAAATCTTTTTAGGCAATATGTACGTATTCTAGATAAGCTTAAACCGAAGGGATTTTTGTTTGAAAATGTATATCGGATTGTTGGAGCACAAAAAGGAAAGCCGTGGAAGCAAATACAAGATGCTTTTAGGGAAGTTGGCTATAAACTCTATTGGAGAATTATAGATGCTGCTGACTTTGGAGTCCCTCAATTCAGAGAAAGGCTAATAATTGTAGGGATCAAAGAAGGAACCTTTCAATTCCCTTATCCCACTCATGGCCCAGATTCAACAGATAATAGACCTTATTACTCAGCAGCAGCGGCAATAAAAGGGGTCATTTCAAAAGTACCAGGCAGCAAAGTGGGAGGAAGGCATGGTTATTTGCTTGATAATATACCACCAGGGCTGAACTACAGTTTTTATACAGACAGAATGGGACACCCAACCCCACATTTTGGCTGGCGCTCAAAATTTTCTGATTATCTCTATAAGGCAGATCCTAATACACCTGTCAGAACAATTAAAGCCCAAGGAGGACAATATACAGGTCCTTTTCATTGGGAAAACAGGACATTTACTATTGAAGAACTAAAAAGGCTTCAAACATTTCCAGATAGTTATATGATCAATGGGAATCGACAAAAAATAATTCATCAAATAGGGAATTCTGTTCCTCCGCAATTAGCACGTATTCTTGCTTTAAGCATTGCTCAACAAGTGTTTGGATTACCTCTTCCTTTTAAGTTGAAATTGTTGCCAGAGTCATTTGAACTTGGATTTAGGACGAGAAAAAGCAAATTAACAAAAATTTATGCTCAGAAAGCGGCCAATGCTATAAAAAAGATGGGTATTGATAAGCCAGCAACCAAGAAGATAATTAAGTCAAAGAAAGAATATTTTAGGCTTATCAATAATTTTGTACTTGAAAAATCAAATCAAAATACGTGTTGGGATTATTATTTTGAGAGTGAAATTTCTAATGGGAATATGTATATCCAACTCTGGGATAAAGAAAAAAGCAAAGATGCTGAATATCAATATACAGTAACACCTATTAGTAATTTTAAGGCTAATTCAGGAATTGAATTAATAACAATGAAGTCTTTTTCTATCAGCATATCTTCCATAACTGCCATTTGGAAATATTTGGAATCATTAGTAAGAATTTATTATCACAAAGATGACCTGGTTCAACTTTTTGGTTATTACCAATATTCTAATCATTATTCTATTGACCTTGAATATATTAATAAAACTTTAGAAACAGATGCTTTCTGGAAAATTCTAAAAAAAATTACAACGATGAATATTGTTGGAAAAATATTAAGGATATCAGATATATCGGAATTATATAATGCTAGGGAAAAAACTCTATTTACTCAGTTTAAAAAATTAAAATCATTAGGTTTTGAGATAAGAAACAACAACACAAATAGACAAATAGAAAAAGGATATTTTCTTATTCCATATTGTTTTCCGAGTTTGAACGAAAGAAGCCTTCAAAGATTGACGGAGTTATAA